In one Montipora capricornis isolate CH-2021 unplaced genomic scaffold, ASM3666992v2 scaffold_501, whole genome shotgun sequence genomic region, the following are encoded:
- the LOC138036793 gene encoding uncharacterized protein, giving the protein MIKDRQTKRTTTGKKKGKKRDHQKHLYEGNCINFCESLSVIEKSILTGMKSITHPDSIIHLSDFICFRRDRPSCAGGVCIYIRSSVPCSRIYDFETPEIESLWIKLRPHRLPRHVSMILVAAVYHSTSCGSDENRALLQHLQENTGSFLQQHPEGLILITGDFNPASTGLSLHETTCITNLSQIIKVLTRDSGILDWCLTNRANLFTSPKQLPKLGTSDHYTISIVPSMCAPIKNTNSVKWRRDLRPSRMREFGSWITQQSWQSVFDQSLIHDKYEAFSDLLITAIDIYLPMRKIKLASADKAWISVKLKSLIARRQAALHRFGKESEVFKRYRNIVQYECSIAKKCYYTNKVAALKSTNIKRWWSEIKSLQGGRVSSPWHLQLLSDLCPSVEHLVKQFNQFLGSLTESFTPLPPPVPGLFFPTPSEFLIDDVTAFKALCAVKANKSSGPDPFPSRIWKDFAVELAPVVRDIYNASLVQGFIRSQLKQSIISPLPKCSPPKDIKADLRPIALTSQFSKVLECFTCRFLYDQVVDLIDDKQFALAGKSTTHALVYFLHVILEGLDRGDMYARVLFTDFSKGFDLVDHHALLHELEILGVHDCLIRWIKAFLCHRQQRVKIDSILSPPISPRGGIPQGTRLAPLLFAVLVNRLAEDWSTRLKYVDDATVIELIPRNSPSYLPIVASDINKFSSHRNMRLNAKKCKEMIFDFLQYKSSTLSPLMISGTVIDRVQSYKLLGLHISNDLTWNSHCETVYKKAVKRLYGLRVLKKAGLSTGDLVSVYCSIVRSTVEYASPAWAALPQYLSNMLESVQKQAMQVIFPGLLYEDALDLAGLDPLYVRRIDSCKSFVIKAKEVLRVFYSPTVVEHDRNLRSGNKTVYPNLGRTARLNNFVTVKYQC; this is encoded by the coding sequence ATGATAAAAGATAGGCAaacaaagagaacgacaacaggaaaaaaaaagggaaaaaaaagagatCACCAAAAACATCTTTATGAGGGTAACTGTATAAACTTTTGTGAATCGCTGAGTGTAATAGAAAAATCTATTCTGACTGGCATGAAATCGATCACTCATCCTGACTCTATTATTCATCTGTCAGATTTCATTTGCTTTCGACGTGATAGACCTTCGTGCGCCGGCGGAGTTTGCATTTACATCCGCTCCTCGGTGCCCTGTTCTCGTATTTACGACTTCGAAACGCCGGAGATTGAGTCATTGTGGATAAAACTGCGTCCGCACCGTCTACCTCGTCACGTGTCAATGATTCTTGTGGCTGCGGTGTACCATTCCACCAGCTGTGGTTCAGATGAGAATCGGGCTCTTTTGCAGCATCTACAAGAGAACACTGGGTCCTTTTTACAGCAACACCCAGAAGGGTTGATACTTATAACTGGCGACTTCAATCCTGCCAGCACTGGACTTTCTCTAcatgaaactacatgtataacgAACCTCAGCCAGATCATTAAGGTTTTAACCAGGGATTCGGGCATCCTAGACTGGTGTCTGACCAACCGTGCAAATTTGTTCACCTCTCCTAAGCAGCTCCCTAAATTGGGTACAAGCGATCATTACACTATCTCCATTGTTCCATCTATGTGTGCACCGATTAAGAATACCAACTCTGTAAAATGGAGGCGTGATTTGAGGCCTAGCAGGATGCGTGAGTTTGGGTCCTGGATCACTCAACAATCCTGGCAGTCAGTGTTCGATCAGTCCTTAATACATGACAAGTATGAGGCCTTCTCTGATTTACTTATCACTGCGATTGACATTTATCTCCCAATGAGGAAGATTAAGTTAGCCTCAGCTGATAAAGCCTGGATTTCAGTAAAGTTGAAATCCTTGATCGCTCGTCGTCAGGCTGCCCTGCATCGTTTTGGAAAGGAGTCTGAGGTATTCAAGCGTTACCGCAACATTGTTCAGTATGAGTGTTCAATTGCTAAGAAATGCTACTACACAAACAAAGTAGCAGCTCTCAAGTCGACCAACATCAAACGGTGGTGGAGCGAAATAAAGAGCCTTCAAGGGGGTAGGGTCTCTTCTCCGTGGCATTTACAGTTGTTAAGTGACCTCTGTCCATCTGTCGAGCACCTTGTGAAACAATTCAATCAGTTTCTTGGTTCTCTTACGGAGAGCTTTACCCCGTTGCCGCCTCCAGTACCAGGTCTTTTCTTCCCCACGCCGAGCGAGTTCCTGATCGATGACGTCACCGCTTTTAAAGCGCTTTGCGCGGTGAAGGCTAACAAGTCATCTGGCCCTGATCCTTTCCCTTCTAGAATCTGGAAGGACTTCGCTGTGGAACTTGCGCCGGTAGTACGCGATATTTATAACGCGTCTCTTGTACAGGGTTTTATACGCTCCCAGTTAAAGCAAAGCATAATTTCACCACTCCCCAAGTGCAGTCCACCTAAGGATATCAAGGCTGATCTTCGCCCTATTGCGCTCACGTCACAATTCTCAAAAGTGCTCGAATGCTTTACGTGCAGATTCTTATACGATCAAGTGGTCGATCTTATTGATGATAAGCAGTTCGCCTTGGCTGGTAAGTCAACAACACACGCGCTGGTCTATTTCTTACATGTCATCCTGGAAGGTCTTGACCGGGGGGATATGTATGCAAGGGTGTTGTTTACTGATTTTTCCAAAGGGTTTGACCTAGTTGACCACCATGCTCTGTTACACGAACTTGAAATCTTAGGTGTCCATGACTGTCTCATCCGATGGATTAAGGCCTTTCTGTGTCACCGTCAACAAAGGGTTAAAATAGATAGTATACTCTCGCCTCCTATTTCACCGCGCGGAGGTATTCCCCAAGGAACTCGATTGGCACCCTTGCTGTTTGCAGTGTTGGTTAATAGGCTGGCGGAAGATTGGAGTACCAGGTTGAAGTACGTAGATGATGCTACTGTTATCGAACTCATCCCTCGAAATTCGCCTAGCTATTTGCCAATCGTTGCCTCTGACATAAACAAGTTCTCATCACACCGTAACATGAGGCTAAACGCCAAAAAATGTAAGGAGATGATTTTCGATTTCTTACAGTACAAGTCTAGCACCTTGAGCCCCTTGATGATTAGTGGCACAGTCATTGATCGTGTTCAGTCTTACAAGCTGCTTGGGCTGCATATTTCCAACGATCTGACTTGGAACTCGCACTGTGAAACTGTGTATAAAAAAGCTGTCAAACGCCTTTATGGTTTACGGGTTCTAAAGAAAGCTGGGTTGTCGACGGGAGATCTTGTTTCTGTGTACTGCTCGATTGTACGATCTACTGTAGAGTACGCCTCTCCTGCCTGGGCAGCCCTCCCTCAATACTTAAGCAATATGTTAGAAAGTGTCCAAAAACAAGCCATGCAAGTAATTTTTCCCGGTTTGCTATACGAAGATGCGCTCGACTTAGCAGGGCTTGACCCACTGTATGTTCGTAGGATAGATTCGTGCAAGTCGTTTGTCATTAAGGCTAAAGAAGTTCTCAGAGTTTTTTATTCGCCCACTGTCGTGGAGCACGATCGTAATCTTCGTTCAGGGAACAAAACTGTTTACCCAAATTTAGGCCGCACAGCTCGTCTTAATAACTTTGTTACTGTTAAATACCAATGCTAG